A genomic segment from Amygdalobacter nucleatus encodes:
- the priA gene encoding replication restart helicase PriA has translation MEAISVTVSILKNKFQQQLLYRLPLNLLPADLATSSFGELSERLVGTLVAVPLGKGNQLQAAIVWEVKGLEAETKLNLKDVASLISKEPALTAKQLDLAKLIAWRYQCSLAHALNLFLVREELKIKANSVKRKSTVPKYQRYIAKIVAELEPTEQAKLKLEPTLTEEQEMALKAISQAKIREFLLHGVTGSGKTEIYLQLAKQVLAKGKTCLILVPEINLSYPMIQTFSLRFPNLCGIWHSQMSAGEKLSCKQAIKDGQIKILIGTRSALFSNLDKIGLIVIDEEHDSSYQSETIPHYQTASIARLLLRMQPDACLILASATPDVSTYYRASTAKSQLIELKERVHKQALPKIDLVDLRLEANTISQLILAKRTEQAIQNCLNLGEQVLLLLNRRGYNVCYLCKDCGQAMQCERCDFRLVYHQNINKLLCHYCGKTYALPSHCPKCKTGSLINFGFGTEKLEEYLQMHFKDAKIARLDQDVSQKKQAANQILSAFKRGEYQILLGTQMIAKGHDFANIGLVCILAIDSILAMPDYQAEECCFQLITQAAGRAGRQGQAAHVLLQTFDPKQACLQAAINNDYAGFYKQQLIWRKRLGLPPFQALGMLKLQIKHKTLNASELNEFLQRVNNTLQSLCLAINQEKPNYGVMIWPSSLSNWRKINQEYSLIVKVSSKAEAAIAYLYHKLQQQKLPLPVSFSLYFAD, from the coding sequence ATGGAGGCAATTTCTGTAACTGTCAGTATTTTAAAGAATAAATTTCAGCAGCAATTGTTGTATCGTTTGCCGCTTAATTTATTGCCAGCTGATTTAGCTACTTCTAGTTTTGGCGAATTGAGCGAACGTTTAGTTGGAACTTTGGTGGCTGTGCCTCTAGGCAAGGGAAATCAGTTACAGGCCGCTATTGTCTGGGAGGTTAAAGGTTTAGAAGCAGAAACTAAGCTGAATTTGAAAGATGTTGCTTCCTTAATTAGTAAAGAGCCAGCTTTAACAGCTAAGCAATTAGACCTAGCTAAGTTGATTGCCTGGCGCTATCAGTGTAGCTTGGCGCATGCGTTGAATTTGTTTTTGGTTAGAGAAGAATTAAAAATTAAAGCAAATTCAGTTAAGCGTAAGTCTACTGTGCCTAAGTATCAACGCTATATTGCCAAAATTGTGGCTGAGTTAGAGCCAACTGAACAGGCTAAGTTGAAATTAGAGCCGACACTGACAGAAGAACAGGAGATGGCTTTAAAGGCAATTAGTCAGGCTAAAATTAGGGAGTTTTTGCTACATGGTGTAACAGGTAGTGGCAAAACAGAAATTTATTTGCAGTTAGCCAAACAAGTTCTGGCTAAAGGGAAAACTTGCTTAATTTTAGTGCCGGAAATTAATTTAAGTTATCCCATGATTCAAACTTTTAGCTTACGTTTCCCGAATTTGTGTGGTATTTGGCATAGTCAGATGAGTGCAGGGGAGAAATTGTCTTGTAAGCAAGCAATTAAAGATGGACAAATTAAAATTTTGATTGGTACACGGAGTGCCTTGTTCAGCAATTTAGACAAGATAGGTTTGATTGTCATAGATGAGGAACATGATAGTTCCTATCAATCTGAGACAATACCGCATTATCAGACAGCCAGTATTGCGCGCTTATTGTTGCGCATGCAGCCAGACGCTTGCTTAATTCTAGCCAGTGCTACACCAGATGTTAGTACGTATTATCGGGCAAGTACAGCCAAAAGTCAGTTGATTGAACTAAAAGAGCGTGTGCATAAGCAGGCATTACCGAAGATAGATTTGGTTGATTTACGTTTGGAAGCAAATACAATTTCGCAACTTATTTTGGCAAAACGGACAGAACAAGCGATTCAAAATTGCTTGAATTTAGGTGAGCAAGTTTTACTTCTCTTAAATCGTCGCGGTTACAATGTCTGTTATCTTTGTAAAGATTGTGGACAAGCTATGCAATGTGAGCGCTGCGACTTTCGCTTAGTTTATCATCAAAATATAAACAAGTTACTCTGCCATTATTGCGGCAAGACTTACGCTTTACCAAGTCACTGCCCTAAATGTAAAACTGGCAGCTTAATCAATTTTGGCTTTGGTACAGAAAAATTAGAAGAATACTTACAAATGCATTTTAAGGATGCTAAAATTGCGCGCTTAGATCAAGATGTTAGTCAGAAAAAGCAGGCAGCCAATCAAATTTTGAGTGCCTTTAAGCGAGGCGAATATCAGATCCTTTTAGGTACCCAGATGATTGCTAAGGGCCATGATTTTGCGAATATCGGTCTTGTCTGTATTTTAGCTATCGATAGTATATTGGCGATGCCTGATTATCAAGCTGAGGAATGTTGCTTTCAATTAATTACTCAAGCTGCAGGACGAGCTGGGCGTCAGGGTCAAGCTGCGCATGTGCTTTTACAAACTTTCGATCCTAAGCAAGCTTGCTTGCAGGCTGCTATTAATAACGATTATGCTGGATTTTATAAACAACAGCTAATCTGGCGTAAACGTTTAGGGTTACCTCCTTTCCAAGCTTTGGGCATGCTTAAGCTACAAATAAAGCACAAGACGCTGAATGCTTCTGAATTAAATGAATTTTTACAGCGTGTAAACAATACCTTACAATCACTCTGTTTGGCAATTAATCAAGAAAAGCCGAACTATGGAGTTATGATTTGGCCATCGTCACTTAGTAACTGGCGCAAAATTAATCAGGAATATAGTTTGATTGTGAAAGTTAGTAGTAAGGCAGAAGCAGCTATTGCTTATCTTTATCATAAGTTGCAACAACAAAAGCTACCTCTGCCAGTTAGTTTTAGCCTTTACTTTGCTGATTAG
- the def gene encoding peptide deformylase: MALREIVHEGDDRLRKICRPVTDFGPKTQQLIDDMINTLQATSNGVGLAANQVGIVKRIFVIDFQDERGLKVYINPEIIKTEGEQVNTEGCLSVPGWWGEVKRPRYVTCRAQDREGNYFEVTETGMYGVCLMHETGHLNGELYKDHVIPGTMYRDN; this comes from the coding sequence ATGGCATTAAGAGAAATAGTCCATGAAGGTGATGATCGTTTACGTAAAATTTGCCGTCCGGTTACTGATTTTGGGCCTAAGACCCAGCAATTGATCGACGATATGATTAATACATTGCAGGCAACCTCGAACGGCGTTGGTTTGGCTGCTAATCAAGTTGGCATCGTCAAACGGATTTTTGTCATTGATTTCCAAGATGAACGAGGTTTAAAAGTCTACATCAATCCTGAAATTATTAAAACTGAAGGTGAGCAGGTCAATACTGAAGGTTGTTTGAGTGTACCTGGTTGGTGGGGTGAAGTGAAGCGCCCACGTTATGTTACATGCAGAGCACAAGATCGCGAAGGCAATTATTTTGAGGTAACTGAGACTGGTATGTATGGCGTTTGCCTGATGCACGAGACTGGTCACCTAAACGGTGAACTATACAAAGATCATGTAATTCCAGGTACGATGTATCGTGATAATTAG
- the pknB gene encoding Stk1 family PASTA domain-containing Ser/Thr kinase, which yields MPLLNGTILNERYSICKILGSGGMAQVYLARDLKNGEYVAVKMLKPEFNDDREFLRRFDTEARAASSLSHANIVKVLGVGEDHGMRYMVQEYVDGVTLKEMILHYHRLDWRVAVPLFVQIALALESAHAGGVIHRDIKPQNIIINKQHKAYVTDFGIARANNQNTVAGSASTLGSVHYFSPEQAQGGIVSEQSDIYSLGVLMYETLTGSLPFDADTSVTIALKHINEKAIPPSQIEPLVPKPLSDIVMKCLNKTTNSRYRNARALITELDAFMINPQGVYGVAKDEAEHNNFTELNKSRVNLNNNKANSDKLAKIRYLEETMHKRRSSRHRETGLVIALVVITLLGISYVFYNFINNFKSELNSNQVPPVRLADFVGHSLEESEKALQDAGIIPDVEYVYSDKYDKDVVVKQNIAPDSRFYPKSLQKLVLTVSKGSGLEKVANYVGQLGEAAQKEIIAKGLTCEIQEIKNDDYQKGYVVKQSPAADSVLKKDEKIVLYVSSGSDIVTFEPQQGKKVADTTAWLKAQGLEINEILLESTDSNLTAEDAVVNYVCRAGEIKAFVGGDQIDVGTKVDVHACSAEALADIRSNNANSSNNSDSD from the coding sequence ATGCCACTTTTAAATGGTACAATTTTGAATGAAAGATATAGCATCTGTAAGATCTTAGGCTCTGGCGGCATGGCCCAAGTTTATTTGGCACGCGATTTGAAGAATGGTGAGTATGTAGCTGTCAAAATGCTCAAGCCTGAGTTTAATGATGATAGAGAGTTTTTACGTCGCTTTGATACAGAAGCTAGGGCTGCTTCTAGTCTTTCACATGCCAATATTGTTAAGGTTTTAGGTGTGGGCGAGGACCATGGTATGCGTTACATGGTGCAGGAATATGTCGATGGCGTCACCCTTAAAGAAATGATTTTACATTATCATCGCTTAGATTGGCGTGTGGCTGTACCTCTTTTTGTGCAGATAGCTTTAGCACTTGAAAGCGCGCATGCTGGTGGTGTAATTCATCGTGATATTAAACCACAAAATATAATTATTAATAAGCAACATAAAGCCTATGTTACAGACTTTGGTATTGCTAGAGCTAACAACCAAAATACTGTTGCTGGCAGTGCAAGTACACTAGGCTCAGTGCATTATTTTTCACCTGAACAAGCCCAAGGCGGTATTGTTTCCGAACAGAGTGATATTTATTCGCTAGGCGTGTTGATGTATGAGACTTTGACAGGTAGTTTGCCTTTTGACGCTGATACGTCTGTTACCATTGCCTTGAAACATATTAACGAGAAAGCTATTCCTCCTTCTCAAATTGAGCCACTTGTACCTAAGCCTTTGTCTGATATTGTCATGAAGTGCTTGAACAAGACGACAAATAGCCGTTATCGTAATGCCCGTGCTTTGATCACAGAACTCGATGCTTTTATGATTAATCCGCAAGGTGTATATGGTGTTGCGAAAGATGAAGCGGAACATAATAATTTCACGGAGCTTAATAAAAGTAGAGTAAATCTAAATAACAACAAAGCTAATAGCGATAAGTTAGCTAAGATTCGTTATTTAGAGGAAACTATGCACAAAAGAAGAAGCTCAAGGCATCGTGAGACAGGCTTAGTTATCGCCTTGGTAGTTATAACTTTGCTTGGCATTAGTTATGTCTTCTATAACTTTATCAACAATTTCAAAAGTGAGCTTAATTCTAATCAAGTACCACCTGTACGTTTAGCTGACTTTGTAGGTCATAGCTTAGAAGAATCTGAGAAAGCCTTGCAAGATGCAGGCATTATTCCTGACGTTGAGTATGTTTATTCTGATAAATATGACAAGGATGTGGTCGTTAAGCAAAATATTGCACCGGATAGCCGCTTCTATCCTAAGAGCTTGCAAAAGTTAGTTTTGACTGTCAGCAAGGGCAGTGGCTTAGAAAAAGTTGCTAATTACGTCGGCCAATTAGGTGAGGCTGCTCAGAAGGAGATCATTGCTAAAGGCCTAACTTGTGAAATTCAAGAGATTAAAAATGACGATTATCAAAAAGGCTATGTTGTGAAGCAAAGCCCAGCTGCCGATAGCGTCTTAAAGAAAGACGAAAAAATTGTGCTTTATGTTTCATCAGGTTCAGATATTGTGACATTTGAACCACAACAAGGCAAGAAAGTGGCTGATACAACGGCTTGGCTGAAAGCTCAGGGCTTAGAGATTAATGAGATTCTTTTAGAGAGTACAGATAGTAATCTTACAGCAGAAGATGCAGTTGTTAATTATGTTTGCCGCGCTGGCGAAATCAAAGCCTTTGTTGGTGGCGATCAAATCGATGTCGGTACTAAGGTTGACGTTCATGCTTGTTCAGCTGAAGCTTTAGCTGACATTCGCAGCAACAACGCAAATAGTAGCAATAATTCTGATAGCGATTAG
- a CDS encoding proline-specific peptidase family protein, with protein sequence MQTGTKIITLDNGYHLWTNTQGKGDIHLLALHGGPGGNHEYWEDAAYQLAKQGLNVQVTMYDQLGSLYSDQPDYSDPDIAAKYLTYEYFLDEVDEVRQKLGLDKFYLIGQSWGGLLVQEYAVKYGQHLKGAIVSSMVDEIDEYVEAVNRRRQEILPQTEIDFMHKCETNNDYNNQRYQADVQILNINFVDRKQPSRLYHLYDLGGSTVYNAFQGDNEFVITGKLKEWHFRKQLKNIKVPTLLTFGEVETMPLETAKIMQKEIPCARLVTTPNGGHHHMVDNPDVYYKNLANFIRDVESGKLSCN encoded by the coding sequence ATGCAAACAGGTACTAAAATTATCACGCTTGATAACGGCTATCATCTATGGACGAACACCCAAGGTAAGGGTGATATTCATTTATTAGCTCTACACGGAGGCCCTGGCGGCAATCATGAATATTGGGAAGATGCTGCTTACCAATTAGCTAAGCAAGGACTAAATGTTCAAGTTACCATGTATGATCAATTAGGCTCGTTATATTCAGATCAGCCAGATTATTCTGATCCAGACATTGCAGCTAAATACTTGACATATGAATACTTTTTGGATGAAGTAGATGAAGTTAGGCAAAAGCTAGGCTTAGATAAGTTTTATCTAATCGGCCAAAGCTGGGGCGGCTTATTAGTTCAAGAGTATGCCGTAAAATACGGGCAACACTTAAAAGGCGCAATTGTTTCTTCCATGGTTGATGAGATTGATGAGTATGTTGAAGCTGTCAATCGCAGACGCCAAGAAATTTTGCCACAAACAGAAATTGATTTCATGCATAAATGCGAAACAAATAACGATTACAATAATCAAAGATACCAAGCTGATGTTCAGATTCTTAACATTAATTTCGTTGATAGAAAGCAACCTTCCAGACTATATCATTTATACGATTTAGGCGGAAGCACTGTCTACAATGCTTTCCAAGGCGATAATGAATTTGTTATTACCGGCAAGCTGAAAGAATGGCATTTTAGAAAGCAATTGAAAAATATTAAAGTCCCAACCTTGCTTACATTTGGCGAAGTCGAGACCATGCCACTTGAAACTGCCAAAATTATGCAAAAGGAAATTCCTTGTGCACGTTTGGTTACAACCCCTAACGGCGGTCACCATCATATGGTTGATAATCCAGATGTTTATTATAAAAATTTGGCTAACTTCATCCGTGATGTAGAAAGCGGCAAACTTAGCTGTAACTAA
- the rlmN gene encoding 23S rRNA (adenine(2503)-C(2))-methyltransferase RlmN codes for MPDNYSMQTALDKLKSSHKLFYDLDYANLQTCLADLGAGKFRAKQIQSWLNKGVSAFSEMKNLPKSLLAELEAHYTLDYPKQIALKVSKLDGSRKYLFQMVDGNIIEAVYMPYQKANSVCISSQAGCRMGCAFCASTLIKYGRNLSAGEMIGQIYRIQKDLGDTRIDHVVVMGIGEPLENLAELVPFLKMLNDENGLNISLRHVTVSTCGLVPAIYKLAEANLPITLAISLHSADQEKRASIMPIAKAFDLPTLKNACKAYQAATKRRMSFEYALFKDFNDSLADANLLADYIKGIVSHVNLIPVNPVPGTDFVPPTKEVIDQFQKALLKRHVEVTIRQKKGQDIFAACGQLRRQKLEADVNKHLSSK; via the coding sequence ATGCCTGATAATTACAGTATGCAAACGGCTCTGGACAAACTGAAATCCAGCCATAAATTATTTTATGATTTAGATTATGCCAACCTGCAAACTTGCTTGGCTGACTTAGGTGCAGGCAAATTCAGAGCTAAACAAATTCAGTCGTGGCTGAACAAGGGCGTTAGCGCTTTTAGCGAGATGAAAAATTTGCCTAAAAGTTTGTTAGCTGAATTAGAGGCGCATTATACGCTCGATTATCCCAAGCAGATTGCGCTGAAAGTTTCAAAATTAGATGGTAGCCGAAAATATCTGTTTCAGATGGTGGACGGTAACATAATTGAAGCAGTTTATATGCCTTACCAAAAGGCTAATTCTGTCTGTATCAGTTCACAGGCAGGTTGCCGTATGGGCTGCGCTTTTTGCGCTTCTACCTTAATTAAATATGGGCGTAACTTGAGCGCTGGTGAGATGATTGGCCAAATTTATCGTATCCAAAAAGATTTGGGTGATACACGCATTGATCACGTGGTGGTTATGGGAATTGGCGAGCCGTTAGAGAACTTAGCTGAGCTTGTACCTTTCCTTAAAATGCTGAATGATGAAAATGGCCTAAATATCAGTCTACGCCATGTCACAGTTTCAACTTGTGGCCTTGTGCCAGCTATCTATAAGCTAGCGGAAGCTAATTTACCAATTACTTTGGCAATTTCGCTTCATTCAGCCGACCAGGAAAAGCGCGCAAGCATCATGCCTATTGCAAAGGCTTTTGATTTGCCAACGTTGAAAAACGCTTGCAAAGCTTACCAGGCTGCAACTAAACGCCGTATGAGCTTTGAATATGCTTTATTCAAAGATTTCAATGATAGTCTTGCGGACGCTAATTTGTTAGCTGATTATATCAAGGGAATTGTCAGTCACGTCAATTTGATCCCAGTTAATCCTGTACCTGGAACTGATTTTGTTCCACCTACCAAAGAAGTGATTGACCAGTTCCAAAAAGCGCTATTGAAGCGGCATGTCGAAGTGACAATTCGGCAGAAAAAAGGCCAAGATATTTTTGCCGCCTGTGGTCAATTGCGACGCCAAAAATTAGAAGCTGATGTTAATAAGCATCTTAGCTCTAAATAG
- a CDS encoding protein phosphatase 2C domain-containing protein — MDFWLYADSICSNYRSNNEDYYRCIYLEERQAYLLCLADGMGGESGGEVAGQLAIDSLAAYLVPQLVLNVSSRQDKACLLAAFNAANTAVYKEACHQPALQNMGSTLIVALVSKDGQTQIANIGDSRAYHWHENKLIKISDDHNYASQLLRAGEISQAAYEIHPGRHMLTKAIGCAAYVTPDFFSVKLTGSDKLLLCSDGIHGYLSEKQIANVLNQAMTAEASTRSLMQLAKTKSQDNATVICLAVG; from the coding sequence GTGGACTTTTGGTTATATGCTGATAGTATATGTAGTAATTATCGTAGTAATAATGAAGATTACTATCGCTGTATATATCTTGAAGAAAGACAAGCTTATCTTCTCTGTTTAGCTGATGGTATGGGCGGCGAAAGTGGGGGCGAAGTTGCAGGTCAATTAGCCATTGATAGCTTAGCTGCTTATTTAGTGCCCCAATTAGTTCTCAATGTAAGTTCTAGGCAAGATAAAGCTTGCTTGTTGGCTGCCTTTAATGCCGCTAATACTGCTGTTTACAAAGAGGCTTGTCATCAGCCAGCTTTGCAAAATATGGGCTCAACGCTTATTGTTGCCTTGGTTTCTAAAGATGGTCAGACGCAGATAGCCAATATTGGCGATAGTCGGGCTTATCATTGGCACGAAAACAAATTGATCAAAATAAGTGATGATCATAACTATGCCAGCCAGTTATTAAGAGCTGGCGAAATAAGTCAAGCTGCCTATGAAATTCACCCTGGTCGGCATATGTTGACCAAGGCCATTGGTTGTGCAGCATATGTTACACCTGATTTTTTCTCTGTGAAATTAACTGGTAGTGATAAGTTATTGCTGTGTAGTGATGGGATTCATGGCTATTTGTCAGAAAAGCAGATAGCTAATGTTTTGAATCAAGCGATGACAGCTGAAGCTTCAACTCGCTCACTTATGCAATTAGCAAAAACGAAAAGTCAAGATAATGCAACTGTAATTTGCTTAGCAGTGGGCTGA
- the fmt gene encoding methionyl-tRNA formyltransferase, which yields MKRICFMGTASFALPSLRALIASEKYKPVVVVTQLDKKVGRKQELTMPEPKKLALEAGIPCLQFVSCKDPSSVAALADYDIDLIVTAAYGQILPEAMLNLPKCGAINLHGSLLPKYRGASPIQTAILNGDAESGVTIMKMVKAMDAGCIYQQFSLPISENMTYSDLEADLAELVAKNLVAFLDRYFAKQVVGKEQDAAKVTFCHMLKREDGLIDWSETAQNIHNKIRAFYPWPNAYSSYKGKTLKIYQSRLVDLANLPDNLSATVKHNLDSLALNKQDLASVVLANKGRLIVGTGDGLLEICELQFAGSKCLLAKEVAHNFALLSQLNS from the coding sequence ATGAAGAGAATTTGTTTCATGGGGACAGCTAGTTTTGCGCTGCCCTCTTTAAGAGCATTAATTGCGTCTGAAAAGTATAAACCAGTTGTGGTTGTGACACAGCTAGACAAAAAAGTTGGCCGCAAGCAGGAACTTACGATGCCTGAGCCTAAGAAATTAGCCTTAGAGGCTGGTATACCTTGCTTACAGTTTGTGAGTTGTAAGGATCCAAGTAGTGTAGCTGCTTTGGCTGACTATGACATTGATTTAATCGTTACAGCTGCTTATGGCCAAATTTTGCCTGAGGCAATGCTAAATTTGCCTAAATGCGGTGCTATCAACTTGCATGGCAGCTTGCTACCAAAATATCGTGGCGCTAGCCCAATTCAGACAGCTATTTTGAATGGTGATGCTGAAAGTGGTGTCACAATTATGAAAATGGTCAAGGCAATGGATGCAGGCTGTATCTATCAGCAATTCAGTTTACCAATTTCAGAAAATATGACTTACAGTGACTTGGAAGCGGACTTGGCTGAATTAGTGGCTAAGAATTTGGTTGCTTTCTTAGATAGATATTTTGCAAAGCAAGTTGTTGGCAAAGAGCAAGATGCAGCCAAAGTGACTTTCTGTCATATGCTCAAACGTGAAGATGGTTTGATTGATTGGTCAGAAACGGCTCAAAATATCCATAACAAGATTAGAGCCTTTTATCCATGGCCCAATGCCTATAGTAGCTACAAGGGTAAAACTTTGAAAATTTATCAAAGTCGCTTAGTTGATTTAGCTAATTTGCCGGATAATTTAAGCGCTACAGTCAAACATAATCTTGATAGTTTAGCGTTAAATAAACAAGATTTAGCAAGTGTTGTTCTGGCTAACAAGGGCCGTTTAATTGTTGGAACAGGGGATGGCTTGTTGGAAATTTGTGAATTACAATTTGCTGGTTCTAAGTGTTTATTAGCTAAAGAAGTTGCACATAATTTTGCGCTGCTAAGTCAATTAAACAGTTGA